The following are from one region of the Halodesulfurarchaeum sp. HSR-GB genome:
- a CDS encoding glycosyltransferase, whose translation MSRSVGVVVPAYRPDRSVLVAYLGALQAEIDPADLRVELDQPEERTVEALRETGATVNVVESRRGKGQALTDGFEALDTDVLAFADADGSTPAESVRNVIDQVRVGEVDLAAGSRRHPDADVQSHQTVFRQHLGDVFAWLARRLLDVSLRDYQCGAKAMTRETWQAIRPHLYQPGFAWDIEVLAVADTLGYTIREVPVTWIDHPDSTVTTTDAVPELLRALVVTRRRARRLGAGTEPDESGRTEPAPLINRVR comes from the coding sequence ATGAGTCGGTCCGTCGGCGTCGTGGTCCCAGCCTATCGGCCGGACCGCTCCGTGCTCGTGGCGTATCTCGGGGCGCTCCAGGCGGAGATCGACCCGGCGGACCTGCGCGTGGAACTGGACCAGCCGGAGGAACGAACGGTCGAGGCACTCAGAGAGACGGGGGCGACGGTCAACGTCGTCGAAAGTCGACGAGGGAAGGGACAGGCCCTCACCGACGGGTTCGAGGCACTGGACACCGACGTGTTGGCCTTCGCGGACGCCGACGGGAGCACCCCTGCCGAGTCTGTTCGGAACGTTATCGACCAGGTGCGTGTGGGGGAGGTCGACCTGGCTGCCGGGTCCCGACGACATCCGGACGCCGACGTCCAGTCCCACCAGACCGTGTTTCGCCAGCACCTCGGGGATGTCTTTGCCTGGCTGGCTCGTCGCCTGCTCGACGTGTCCCTCCGGGATTATCAGTGTGGAGCGAAGGCGATGACCCGAGAGACCTGGCAGGCGATCCGCCCGCATCTCTACCAGCCGGGGTTCGCCTGGGACATCGAGGTCCTGGCGGTGGCAGATACATTGGGGTACACGATCAGGGAAGTCCCTGTGACCTGGATCGATCATCCGGACTCCACGGTGACGACGACCGATGCAGTGCCGGAACTTCTCCGGGCGCTCGTGGTGACCAGACGTCGGGCCCGACGCCTGGGTGCGGGGACAGAACCGGACGAAAGTGGTCGAACCGAGCCCGCTCCATTGATCAATCGAGTTAGATGA
- the hpt gene encoding hypoxanthine/guanine phosphoribosyltransferase, which translates to MDQLERSLLEAPIIQKGDYQYFVHPISDGVPMLKPQLLREIVIKIIRKAELEDVDKIVTPAAMGIHISTAVSLMTDIPLVVIRKRQYGLEGEVALTQETGYSEEEMYINDVSEGDRVLVLDDVLSTGGTLRAIIEALEYIGADVVDTVAVIKKAGPTELDETGHDVKTLITVEVEDGEVVIVED; encoded by the coding sequence ATGGATCAACTCGAACGGTCGCTTCTCGAGGCCCCGATCATCCAGAAGGGCGATTACCAGTACTTCGTCCACCCGATCAGCGACGGCGTGCCGATGCTGAAGCCCCAGTTATTGCGTGAGATCGTCATCAAGATCATCCGCAAGGCCGAACTCGAGGATGTCGACAAGATCGTCACCCCGGCCGCGATGGGGATCCACATCTCGACGGCCGTCTCGCTCATGACGGACATTCCACTCGTGGTCATCCGCAAGCGCCAGTACGGCCTGGAGGGCGAGGTCGCACTCACTCAGGAGACCGGCTACTCCGAGGAGGAGATGTACATCAACGACGTTTCCGAGGGCGACCGCGTGCTGGTCCTCGACGACGTGCTCTCGACCGGTGGCACGCTCCGGGCGATCATCGAGGCACTGGAGTACATCGGCGCCGATGTGGTCGACACCGTGGCCGTGATCAAGAAGGCCGGCCCCACTGAGCTGGACGAGACCGGTCACGACGTGAAGACCTTGATCACCGTGGAGGTCGAGGACGGCGAAGTCGTCATCGTCGAAGACTAA
- a CDS encoding proteasome assembly chaperone family protein, whose product MDEIEVEYCTEVDLDDPVFVEGLPGVGHVGKLVAEHLIEEADSTLVARVYSEHFPPQVGIDEEGVASLAHAEIYAIETEGRDLVVLTGDHQAGDSMGHYHLADAFLDEAERQGADTVYALGGVPTGELIEEYSVLGAVSEESLREELEAVGVEFRSEEPTGGIVGTSGLLLGLGGRRGLDAACLMGETSGYLVDPKSARAVLEILQDRLDFEVPFEALDDRAEEMEEVINRLQDMEEAQSPGSGEDLRYIG is encoded by the coding sequence ATGGACGAGATCGAGGTCGAGTATTGCACCGAAGTCGACCTCGACGACCCGGTTTTCGTCGAGGGGCTGCCCGGTGTCGGTCACGTGGGCAAACTGGTCGCTGAACACCTAATCGAAGAAGCAGACAGTACGCTCGTAGCACGGGTGTACTCCGAACACTTCCCGCCACAGGTCGGCATCGACGAAGAGGGCGTGGCGAGTCTGGCCCACGCCGAGATATATGCCATCGAAACCGAGGGTCGGGACCTGGTCGTGCTCACCGGGGACCATCAGGCAGGGGACAGCATGGGCCACTATCACCTCGCCGATGCATTTCTCGACGAGGCCGAACGCCAGGGCGCTGACACCGTCTACGCCCTGGGCGGCGTTCCGACCGGCGAGTTGATCGAGGAGTACAGCGTGCTCGGTGCCGTCTCCGAGGAATCGCTTCGCGAGGAACTCGAAGCGGTCGGCGTGGAGTTCCGATCGGAGGAACCGACCGGCGGCATTGTCGGAACGAGCGGACTTCTCCTGGGGCTGGGTGGTCGTCGGGGGCTCGACGCTGCCTGCCTGATGGGCGAGACGAGTGGGTACCTGGTCGATCCGAAGAGCGCGCGGGCAGTCCTCGAAATTCTTCAGGATCGACTGGACTTCGAAGTTCCGTTCGAGGCACTCGACGACCGTGCTGAAGAGATGGAAGAGGTCATCAACCGCCTCCAGGACATGGAAGAGGCCCAGAGTCCCGGAAGCGGCGAGGACCTGCGGTACATCGGCTAA
- a CDS encoding cation:proton antiporter yields MGLTLDTALLGAAVAIVLFAVALLYRVARGPTMEDRVIAINGVGTSTVVVLALLAAALDRPAFLDIAIVYALLNFLASVAISKFIVERGGVL; encoded by the coding sequence ATGGGTCTGACGCTTGATACCGCGCTGCTCGGGGCCGCCGTGGCGATCGTGCTGTTCGCGGTGGCACTGCTCTACCGTGTGGCCCGCGGGCCGACGATGGAAGACCGCGTCATCGCGATCAACGGGGTCGGTACGAGCACGGTCGTCGTTCTGGCCTTGCTCGCGGCGGCCCTCGATCGGCCCGCGTTCCTCGACATCGCGATCGTCTACGCGCTGCTAAACTTCCTCGCGAGCGTCGCGATCTCCAAGTTCATCGTCGAGCGGGGTGGTGTGCTATGA
- a CDS encoding DUF2298 domain-containing protein has translation MELGIVLTWLVLYLGLGVLALPLASLLFEDFPDRGAGLAIPVAFAVIAFSAYWLGQVRFGLVTALFAVLALLIGSVLALRSGVSIDRSRFRDAAIVFTLAYLLLILIRLYRPGAVPGGGEKFLDFGLLASLLRATALPPQDMWFAGESVQYYYGGHMLAAVFALLTDTAPRFAYNTALAGYYAAYVTAAWGLAGAITAHRGGSYRLGGGIAAFLVGLASNFSTPIRFLGWVLPEPLGRRVVEGVGLEFAGLARGPFEFNYWLASRVIDAGREPGEWELITEFPFFAFLNGDLHGHMMSPVFLLLGAGLAAAYWMRPAADRRGRLGRLLLGAPVGGLLVLTNTWSAPAVFGVAWLTVLFAPAAPWTLLPDSLADRIAAWTNTSRLRTESTRLGLALGIASLLAVGGALTVLPFLTGAASGRSVGLLPTPRSDLGGLLTVYGVFLAVTASYLASRVRRRIWVVTFLTALVLLLVSTLVRATAVALFGPLLLGGWYLLRTRENVGFETVLAVGALGLVLLVEFVYVIEQAGPGRMNTVFKIAAQVWALWSVAAGVMLARLVGPAGPLAGIRETVRRVRHRFRSWLARGEQVANRKAANPGGSEGRHRLASIGLVAVLVALSIYPAFGLAWAVGGGADDPTLDAHAYIEAEHPEEAAAIHWLRDQPGQPTMVSAPGTEIYRWVNAPSSMTGIPTVAGWSHEVGYRGEEPYWDRVRDVKIIYETSESESRAALLGLYDVTYIYVGPTERARFGTVDYGEEPGISTAYTDPNVTIYRVDLDAIKQPVHQPAS, from the coding sequence GTGGAACTGGGCATCGTCCTCACGTGGCTGGTCCTCTACCTGGGACTGGGAGTCCTGGCGCTCCCGCTCGCGAGTCTGCTCTTCGAGGACTTTCCGGACCGTGGTGCGGGCCTCGCGATCCCGGTCGCCTTCGCGGTAATCGCCTTCAGCGCCTACTGGCTCGGCCAGGTCCGGTTTGGCCTCGTAACGGCTCTTTTCGCCGTGCTTGCCCTCCTGATCGGTTCGGTTTTGGCGCTTCGAAGCGGCGTCTCGATCGACCGGTCGCGGTTTCGTGATGCCGCGATCGTCTTCACACTCGCCTATCTCCTCCTGATCCTCATCCGGTTGTACCGACCGGGGGCCGTCCCCGGCGGTGGTGAGAAGTTCCTGGATTTCGGCCTGCTCGCGTCCTTGCTCCGAGCGACGGCCCTGCCGCCACAGGACATGTGGTTCGCGGGCGAGTCGGTTCAGTACTACTACGGTGGGCACATGCTCGCCGCGGTGTTCGCGCTGCTGACCGATACCGCCCCACGATTCGCGTACAACACGGCACTCGCGGGCTACTACGCGGCCTACGTCACCGCCGCGTGGGGCCTCGCCGGTGCGATCACGGCCCACCGGGGAGGGTCATATCGACTCGGTGGAGGTATCGCCGCGTTCCTGGTGGGCCTCGCGAGCAACTTCTCGACACCGATCCGGTTTCTCGGCTGGGTGCTTCCCGAACCGCTGGGTCGCCGGGTCGTCGAGGGCGTGGGGCTCGAATTCGCGGGCCTCGCACGGGGCCCCTTCGAGTTCAACTACTGGCTCGCCAGCCGGGTGATCGACGCGGGCCGCGAACCGGGCGAGTGGGAACTCATCACCGAGTTCCCGTTTTTCGCGTTCCTGAACGGGGACCTCCACGGCCATATGATGAGTCCGGTGTTTCTACTGTTGGGTGCGGGTCTGGCGGCCGCCTACTGGATGCGACCGGCTGCAGACCGCCGTGGACGACTCGGTCGGCTCCTCCTCGGGGCCCCTGTCGGTGGGCTCCTGGTGCTTACGAACACGTGGAGTGCCCCGGCAGTTTTCGGGGTGGCGTGGCTGACCGTGCTCTTCGCCCCTGCGGCTCCCTGGACGCTCCTTCCCGACAGTTTGGCCGATCGAATTGCGGCCTGGACGAATACCAGCCGACTGCGAACCGAATCCACACGACTCGGCCTCGCGCTGGGCATCGCCTCGCTCTTGGCCGTGGGTGGCGCACTCACCGTGCTCCCGTTCCTGACCGGGGCCGCATCGGGCCGATCCGTCGGACTGCTCCCGACTCCGCGAAGCGACCTGGGCGGGTTATTGACCGTGTATGGGGTCTTTCTCGCCGTCACGGCCAGTTATCTGGCCAGTCGAGTTCGCCGGCGGATCTGGGTGGTCACCTTCCTCACAGCTCTCGTTCTCCTGCTCGTGAGCACGCTCGTTCGAGCGACCGCCGTGGCCCTCTTCGGACCGCTTCTCCTGGGCGGCTGGTATCTGCTCCGGACGCGGGAGAACGTAGGGTTCGAGACCGTCCTCGCCGTTGGCGCGCTCGGCCTGGTGCTCCTCGTGGAGTTCGTCTACGTAATCGAGCAGGCCGGGCCCGGGAGAATGAACACCGTCTTCAAGATCGCAGCGCAGGTGTGGGCACTGTGGTCGGTCGCAGCCGGGGTGATGTTGGCTCGACTCGTCGGCCCTGCTGGGCCACTCGCGGGGATCAGGGAGACGGTTCGGCGGGTACGTCATCGATTTCGATCGTGGCTGGCTCGCGGTGAGCAAGTCGCGAATCGGAAGGCGGCCAACCCCGGGGGCAGCGAAGGCCGACACAGACTGGCGAGCATCGGCCTCGTCGCGGTACTCGTCGCGCTCTCGATCTACCCCGCCTTCGGGCTGGCATGGGCGGTCGGCGGTGGGGCGGATGATCCCACCCTCGACGCCCACGCGTACATCGAAGCCGAGCATCCGGAGGAAGCCGCGGCAATCCACTGGCTCCGCGACCAGCCTGGGCAGCCGACGATGGTCTCCGCGCCCGGGACCGAGATCTACCGATGGGTGAACGCTCCATCGAGCATGACCGGCATCCCGACGGTCGCCGGCTGGTCACACGAGGTCGGCTATCGTGGCGAGGAGCCGTACTGGGATCGGGTTCGGGACGTGAAGATCATCTACGAGACGAGCGAATCAGAGTCGAGAGCGGCGTTGCTCGGGCTGTACGACGTGACCTACATCTATGTCGGCCCGACCGAACGGGCACGATTCGGGACAGTCGACTACGGGGAAGAACCAGGTATTAGCACGGCGTACACGGACCCGAACGTGACGATCTACCGGGTCGATCTCGACGCGATCAAACAGCCAGTTCACCAGCCCGCTTCTTGA
- a CDS encoding 50S ribosomal protein L44e produces the protein MEMPRRINTYCPHCDTHTEHEVEKVRRGRETGMKWAARQQKRGKSTIGNAGKFSKVPGGDKPTKKTNLKYRCSDCGKAHLRKGWRAGRLELTE, from the coding sequence ATGGAGATGCCACGTCGAATCAATACGTACTGTCCGCATTGTGATACACATACCGAACACGAGGTCGAGAAAGTCCGCCGCGGCCGGGAGACCGGCATGAAGTGGGCCGCCCGCCAGCAGAAACGCGGCAAGTCCACCATCGGGAACGCCGGCAAGTTCTCGAAGGTGCCGGGTGGAGACAAGCCCACCAAAAAGACCAATCTCAAGTACCGCTGCTCGGACTGCGGCAAGGCCCACCTCCGCAAGGGATGGCGCGCCGGCCGGCTGGAGCTCACGGAGTGA
- a CDS encoding GtrA family protein: MTGIDEFVEAVQARTRALASGARIGQFVSVGLAGAGLETVIVFLLTGLATVPPLGAKAVGAEASISLMFLLNDRVTFAGEGERGIRSTGRRYLKSHTVRLGGLAVAFTTLYVLTAWTEITLRVSGADVWPTLANVIGIGVGMTINYVAESLITWRVHR; encoded by the coding sequence ATGACCGGGATCGATGAGTTCGTCGAGGCGGTTCAGGCCAGAACGCGAGCACTCGCCTCGGGGGCCAGAATCGGGCAGTTCGTCTCGGTCGGGCTGGCCGGCGCGGGCCTGGAGACGGTCATCGTCTTTCTGCTCACCGGCCTGGCGACGGTCCCACCGCTCGGAGCGAAAGCTGTCGGGGCCGAAGCGTCGATTTCACTCATGTTTCTGCTCAACGATCGAGTTACCTTCGCCGGCGAAGGAGAACGTGGGATCCGCTCGACGGGGCGTCGCTATCTCAAGTCACACACGGTTCGGCTCGGCGGCCTGGCCGTGGCCTTCACGACACTGTACGTGCTGACTGCCTGGACCGAGATCACGCTCCGGGTTTCCGGCGCGGACGTCTGGCCCACTCTCGCGAACGTGATCGGTATCGGCGTGGGTATGACGATCAACTACGTGGCCGAGAGCCTGATCACCTGGCGGGTTCACCGGTGA
- a CDS encoding 30S ribosomal protein S27e produces MAGSFIRVQCPDCENEQTLFEKAASEVTCAVCGTTLASPTGGKAEIEGEVLEVVEQR; encoded by the coding sequence ATGGCAGGAAGCTTCATCCGCGTGCAGTGTCCGGATTGTGAGAACGAACAGACCCTCTTCGAGAAGGCCGCCTCCGAGGTGACATGTGCGGTCTGTGGCACCACGCTTGCCTCCCCGACCGGCGGGAAGGCCGAGATCGAGGGCGAGGTGCTCGAAGTCGTCGAACAGCGATGA
- a CDS encoding HAH_0734 family protein, translating into MKRLIIHGDPGVRKDGIVEVDGEEYTLFQVTRNGDWHGPDRVQLWCIGGDETEQEDFEKRNFIPHFLDVEAVDAEDVEVKKRAGELAV; encoded by the coding sequence ATGAAGCGGCTCATCATCCACGGCGACCCGGGCGTGCGCAAGGACGGCATCGTCGAGGTCGACGGCGAGGAGTACACGCTCTTCCAGGTCACCCGGAACGGTGACTGGCACGGGCCGGACCGCGTCCAGCTGTGGTGTATCGGCGGTGACGAAACCGAGCAGGAGGACTTCGAGAAGCGAAACTTCATCCCGCACTTCCTGGACGTGGAGGCCGTCGACGCCGAGGATGTCGAGGTCAAGAAGCGGGCTGGTGAACTGGCTGTTTGA
- the mnhG gene encoding monovalent cation/H(+) antiporter subunit G — translation MTPLEYLIVLLVAAGVFFSFVAVVGIIRLPDLYARAHATSKSDTLGTVLSLAGVALVFGADVATVKTVFLLLFMFITNPTAAHAITRAAYDQEIEPWTEGED, via the coding sequence ATGACGCCGCTGGAGTATCTGATCGTGCTGCTCGTCGCGGCGGGGGTGTTCTTCTCCTTCGTCGCCGTGGTCGGCATTATCCGGTTGCCGGACCTCTACGCGCGGGCCCACGCGACCTCGAAGAGTGACACGCTCGGGACGGTCCTCTCGCTTGCCGGCGTGGCACTCGTCTTCGGGGCGGACGTGGCGACAGTCAAGACCGTCTTCCTGCTACTGTTCATGTTCATTACGAACCCAACTGCCGCACACGCGATCACCAGAGCCGCCTACGACCAGGAGATCGAACCG
- a CDS encoding RNA-protein complex protein Nop10 → MKSDIRICSAWESEHDRPVYTLDSACPICGAETVNSAPAGFDPADPYGEYRRALKERRQG, encoded by the coding sequence GTGAAATCCGACATCCGGATCTGTTCTGCGTGGGAGTCCGAACACGACCGTCCAGTGTACACGCTCGATTCGGCGTGTCCGATCTGTGGCGCCGAGACAGTCAACAGCGCTCCGGCCGGCTTCGATCCGGCTGATCCATACGGCGAGTACCGACGCGCTCTTAAGGAGCGTCGCCAAGGGTAG
- a CDS encoding translation initiation factor IF-2 subunit alpha has translation MKYEGWPDPGELVVGKVDEIEDFGVFVDLEEYEGKRGLAHISEVASGWIKNISDHVKEGQTVVAKVLDVDTSSQQIDLSIKDVNDHQRSETIQRWKNEQKADKWLTLAFGEDMADDRFREVADELLDEFGSLYDGFEQAAIHGQPALEDVDLPESDITAIVETARENVSVPYVTVTGYVDIASPNPSGVDDVQDALKAAEGNGEIPEEVDMEVTYVGAPEYRIRIQAPTYKTAESELERAAERAIATIEDAGGSGEFHRERRTDDE, from the coding sequence ATGAAATACGAGGGCTGGCCCGATCCCGGCGAACTGGTGGTCGGGAAGGTCGACGAGATCGAGGACTTCGGGGTCTTCGTCGACCTCGAGGAGTACGAGGGAAAGCGCGGGTTGGCCCACATCAGCGAGGTCGCCTCCGGCTGGATCAAGAACATTAGCGACCACGTCAAGGAGGGCCAGACAGTCGTCGCGAAGGTCCTGGACGTGGACACCTCCTCCCAGCAGATCGACCTCTCGATCAAGGACGTGAACGACCACCAGCGCTCCGAGACGATCCAGCGCTGGAAAAACGAGCAGAAGGCCGACAAGTGGCTGACCCTGGCCTTCGGCGAGGACATGGCGGACGACCGGTTCCGCGAGGTCGCCGACGAACTGCTCGACGAATTCGGGAGTCTCTATGACGGCTTCGAACAGGCGGCGATCCACGGGCAACCGGCCCTCGAAGACGTGGACCTGCCGGAATCGGATATCACTGCCATCGTCGAGACCGCTCGTGAGAACGTCTCGGTTCCCTACGTGACGGTAACCGGCTACGTGGACATCGCGTCCCCGAACCCGAGCGGCGTCGATGACGTGCAGGACGCGCTGAAGGCAGCCGAGGGTAACGGCGAGATCCCCGAGGAAGTCGATATGGAAGTGACCTACGTCGGCGCCCCGGAGTATCGGATTCGAATCCAGGCCCCGACCTACAAGACCGCAGAATCGGAACTTGAACGGGCCGCCGAGCGGGCGATCGCGACCATCGAGGACGCCGGCGGGAGCGGGGAGTTCCACCGCGAACGCCGCACCGACGACGAATAA
- a CDS encoding monovalent cation/H+ antiporter subunit E has product MAESSTRILVPIGDSSTLRNTVAHAVREGLAGGPGQAGTIHFVYPIRWRPVEGTQAVPEDAQELLERVAVWAREDLEDVDGTVEVVTDTVGADRYLFSPDDYATVLQHYAAENDLDRVILDPEYVPTGGAPMLAPLKTALSGDVLTVEEAPVTRPAQRTPLPSRATLSKTGIVFGSAYGFYLLIAGSLSQFNLLTGALAAGLVAAVFGSIAVTGRQSITTLLARLGRMATYVPYLLWEIFKANLTVAYIILHPRLPIDPGMQRFEAAVWDDMSVTTLANSITLTPGTLTVDVRHDSLFVHSLNQSARDGLASGDLERAVRYVFWGPSGRELKSPVSRGAIETFTPNFEEEPDQSPRADGGKLLTAGERK; this is encoded by the coding sequence ATGGCTGAGTCGAGTACCCGTATTCTCGTTCCGATCGGGGACTCCAGCACGTTGCGAAACACCGTCGCTCATGCCGTTCGTGAGGGCCTTGCTGGGGGGCCCGGCCAGGCAGGGACAATTCACTTCGTCTACCCGATTCGGTGGCGGCCGGTCGAAGGGACCCAGGCCGTCCCAGAGGACGCCCAGGAACTGCTCGAACGCGTCGCAGTCTGGGCTCGGGAAGACCTCGAAGACGTGGACGGAACCGTCGAGGTCGTCACTGATACCGTCGGGGCTGATCGATACCTGTTCTCCCCCGACGATTACGCCACCGTCCTTCAGCACTACGCCGCGGAAAACGACCTTGATCGGGTCATCCTGGATCCCGAGTACGTGCCAACCGGTGGCGCACCGATGCTCGCGCCGCTCAAGACGGCGCTGTCGGGCGATGTGCTCACTGTCGAAGAAGCGCCGGTAACCCGCCCGGCCCAGCGGACTCCACTCCCGAGCCGTGCGACACTCTCGAAGACGGGGATCGTCTTCGGATCTGCCTACGGGTTCTATCTCTTGATTGCCGGCTCCCTGAGCCAATTCAACCTCCTGACGGGCGCCCTGGCTGCCGGGCTGGTCGCCGCGGTCTTCGGGAGTATTGCGGTCACCGGCCGGCAGTCAATCACGACCCTTCTCGCCCGGCTCGGACGGATGGCGACCTACGTGCCCTACCTGCTCTGGGAGATCTTCAAGGCGAATCTGACGGTCGCGTACATCATTTTGCACCCCCGACTGCCCATCGATCCGGGCATGCAACGCTTCGAAGCCGCAGTCTGGGACGACATGTCAGTCACGACGCTGGCGAACAGCATCACGCTCACGCCGGGGACGCTCACGGTGGACGTGCGCCACGACAGTCTCTTCGTCCACTCGTTGAACCAGTCTGCCCGGGACGGCCTCGCGTCGGGCGACCTGGAACGGGCGGTCCGATACGTCTTCTGGGGGCCCAGCGGTCGGGAGCTGAAATCGCCGGTCTCACGGGGCGCCATCGAGACATTCACGCCCAACTTCGAGGAGGAGCCCGATCAGTCGCCCCGGGCTGACGGTGGGAAGTTGCTAACGGCGGGTGAGCGCAAATGA